Sequence from the Pseudocalidococcus azoricus BACA0444 genome:
GTTGGCGCAGATAGAGAGGATGTTAGTGATGATCTCAGCCGAAAATTTACAGGTTCAAGCCGCACCGGCCCCCAGGGAAAGTGGAGTGGAGTTTAATCTGAAAACCTATCTGCAGGAGCGCAAAGCTTTAGTTGAACAGGCCCTTGAGGCTTCCATTACTATCACCTATCCCGAAAAAATTTATGACTCCATGCGTTATTCCCTCTTGGCGGGGGGGAAGCGGTTACGGCCGATTCTCTGTTTGGCGACCTGTGAGTTGTTGGGGGGAACCCTTGACATGGCCATGCCCACCGCCTGCGCCCTAGAGATGATCCACACCATGTCCCTGATCCACGATGATCTCCCGGCCATGGACAATGACGACTACCGGCGCGGCAAGCTGACCAATCATAAGGTTTACGGGGAAGACATTGCGATTTTAGCCGGGGATGGCTTGCTGGCCTATGCCTTTGAATTTGTGGTGGAAAACACCGTTGGGGTCAAGGCAGAAAAACTTTTGAAGGTCATTTCCCGGTTGGGTCATGCGGTGGCGGCCACGGGCCTGGTCGGGGGGCAGGTGGTGGACTTGGAATCGGAGGGAATCACAGACATCACCATCGAAACCTTGAATTTTATCCACTCCCACAAAACAGGAGCCTTACTGGAAGCCTCGGTATTATCAGGGGGGCTGTTAGCTGGAGCCGAGGGGGATGCGGTGCAGCGCCTGACCAACTATGCCCGCAACATTGGCCTGGCGTTTCAAATTGTGGACGATGTTTTGGATATTACTTCAACCCAGGAAGAACTGGGCAAGAGCATTGGTAAAGATATCCAGGCCCAGAAAGTCACCTATCCCAGTCTGTGGGGGATTGAAGCCTCACGGGTCGAAGCCCAACGTCTCGTGGATTTAGCCAAGGCCGAACTCAGTCCCTTTGATGCCGCGGCGATCCCTCTCCAGGCCATTGCCGACTTTATTACGGCCCGCACCCACTAGCAAGCTAGACTTAGACCCAAAGACACACTAAGGTAGGATGGGCAGCAATAGCCTTCACCTCAGCGATGAACCAGCTATGAATGTTTTAGCGCAAATTCTCCACAACGACTTACTCTGGTTGGCTTTGGCCGCAAGTGCAATTGCCCAAATTCTGAAATTATTGATTGATGTGATTCGCCATCAAAAACTGAATTTTCGCGTCCTGGTGGAAACGGGAGGGATGCCCAGTTCTCATTCAGCCTTGGTCACGGCTTTGGCAACGGGGGTGGGCCTGGAAAAGGGCTGGGAAAGTGTGGAGTTTGCCATCGCGATCATCTTTGCCTTCATTGTCATGTACGATGCCGCTGGAGTGCGCCAGGCCGCTGGGAAACAGGCCCGCATTTTGAACCAAATTGTCCAGGAATTTTTCGAGGATAATCACGAATTAGCCCAATCCCGCCTGAAAGAACTCTTGGGCCATACCCCGATTCAAGTGATTGCTGGTTCAATGTTGGGAATTGCCATTGCTGTGTTTGGGTTGCCCGTGTTCTCCTTTGGCTAAGGCCGGGTGAATCATGATCCAACTGGGAACCACCATTGCTGCCATTGCCACCGCGATTGTCCCGGAACAGGGCAGTATTGGGATTGTTAGACTATCGGGGCCAGAAGCGGTGGCCATTGCCCAACGGATTTTTCGGGGCAGAAAAGACAGGGCCTGGTCTAGTCATCAAGTTCTATATGGCCATGTGGTAGACCCCAACAGTCAAACCGTGATTGATGAGGTTCTCCTCTTGCCGATGCTGGCCCCCCGCTCCTACACCAAAGAGGATGTGGTTGAGTTGCATTGTCATGGCGGTTTAATGCCTGTGCAGCAGGTCTTACAACTGTGTTTAAGCCAAGGTGCGAAGTTAGCCCAACCAGGGGAATTTACCCTCAGAGCCGTCTTAAATGGTCGCTTAGAACTGACCCAGGCCGAAAGTATTGCCGATCTAGTCGGAGCCAAATCCCCCCAAGCCGCCCAAATGGCCCTGGCTGGACTCCAAGGCAAACTGGCCCAACCAATCCGCCAAATTCGTGCTCAATGTCTTGATCTGTTAGCAGAAATTGAGGCTCGCTTAGACTTTGCCGATGATCTGCCGCCCTTGGCTGAAGCTGGGATTCACACCGCATTAAATCAGCTACTTGAGGAGTTAGAGATCATTCTCAGCACGGCTAATCGGGGTGAACTGCTGCGAACAGGGTTAAAAGTCGCCATTGTTGGCCGTCCCAATGTTGGCAAATCCAGTTTGCTCAATGCTTGGAGTCGGACGGATCGGGCCATCGTCACAGATTTACCGGGGACCACTCGGGATGTGGTGGAGTCTTCCTTAGTAGTGGGAGGAATTCCGATTCAAGTGTTAGATACGGCGGGGATGCGGGACACTGAGGATCAGGTGGAAAAAATTGGAGTCGAACGTTCTCGCCAGGCCGCCAGTCAAGCGGATTTAGTCCTATTTGTCCTCGATGCCCAGGCCGGGTGGACTGAAGGGGATCAAGCGATTTATGAGCCGTTAAAATCTCGCCCGCTGCTTTTAGTCATTAACAAAATTGATCTGGCAACTCCTGACTTAACCCCTATTCTGGAACAATTTCCTTGCCACGTTAAAACCGCCGCCGCCCAAGGAACTGGAATTACAGAACTTGAACAAGCCATTCTGGAGCAGGTTCACCAAGGGCAAGTGACGGCTGCTAATTTGGATATTGCGATCAACCAACGCCAAGGGGCAACCCTGACCCAGGCCTGGCAATCCCTCAAGCAGGTTCAGCAGGCCATTGCCGAGCAACTCCCCCTCGATTTTTGGACTATTGATCTGCGGGCCGCCATTACCGCCTTGGGGGAAGTCACCGGGGAAGAGTTAACCGAATCAATGTTGGCGCGTATCTTTAGTCAGTTCTGTATTGGTAAATGACCTCAGACCGAGGCTATGAAGTGCGGAAGAATATTTAATTATTTCTTTAAAAATTTTATCTCAGTGACTTCAAGCAACTAACGAACCTTGGTGGTAAAGCCGCTGGCCTTAAATTGTTCTAGTTGAAGTGGGGTGGGTTGTTC
This genomic interval carries:
- the crtE gene encoding geranylgeranyl diphosphate synthase CrtE; amino-acid sequence: MISAENLQVQAAPAPRESGVEFNLKTYLQERKALVEQALEASITITYPEKIYDSMRYSLLAGGKRLRPILCLATCELLGGTLDMAMPTACALEMIHTMSLIHDDLPAMDNDDYRRGKLTNHKVYGEDIAILAGDGLLAYAFEFVVENTVGVKAEKLLKVISRLGHAVAATGLVGGQVVDLESEGITDITIETLNFIHSHKTGALLEASVLSGGLLAGAEGDAVQRLTNYARNIGLAFQIVDDVLDITSTQEELGKSIGKDIQAQKVTYPSLWGIEASRVEAQRLVDLAKAELSPFDAAAIPLQAIADFITARTH
- a CDS encoding divergent PAP2 family protein, whose product is MNVLAQILHNDLLWLALAASAIAQILKLLIDVIRHQKLNFRVLVETGGMPSSHSALVTALATGVGLEKGWESVEFAIAIIFAFIVMYDAAGVRQAAGKQARILNQIVQEFFEDNHELAQSRLKELLGHTPIQVIAGSMLGIAIAVFGLPVFSFG
- the mnmE gene encoding tRNA uridine-5-carboxymethylaminomethyl(34) synthesis GTPase MnmE, whose protein sequence is MQLGTTIAAIATAIVPEQGSIGIVRLSGPEAVAIAQRIFRGRKDRAWSSHQVLYGHVVDPNSQTVIDEVLLLPMLAPRSYTKEDVVELHCHGGLMPVQQVLQLCLSQGAKLAQPGEFTLRAVLNGRLELTQAESIADLVGAKSPQAAQMALAGLQGKLAQPIRQIRAQCLDLLAEIEARLDFADDLPPLAEAGIHTALNQLLEELEIILSTANRGELLRTGLKVAIVGRPNVGKSSLLNAWSRTDRAIVTDLPGTTRDVVESSLVVGGIPIQVLDTAGMRDTEDQVEKIGVERSRQAASQADLVLFVLDAQAGWTEGDQAIYEPLKSRPLLLVINKIDLATPDLTPILEQFPCHVKTAAAQGTGITELEQAILEQVHQGQVTAANLDIAINQRQGATLTQAWQSLKQVQQAIAEQLPLDFWTIDLRAAITALGEVTGEELTESMLARIFSQFCIGK